A DNA window from Pseudoalteromonas spongiae UST010723-006 contains the following coding sequences:
- the atpH gene encoding F0F1 ATP synthase subunit delta: MSELTTIARPYAKAAFDLAVEKGAVESWNEMLFFAGALASDEQVKALLSSIPSAKEQADVIIKLGAEQINELGQNLIKLMAENERLAAIPAVAKLYAEFKSEYDKEIDVDVVSATELSAEQKATLSAALEKRFARKVKLNCSVDANTMGGLVIKAGDTVIDGTVRGKLNRLSTTLQS; encoded by the coding sequence ATGTCTGAATTGACTACCATCGCTCGCCCATACGCGAAAGCGGCTTTTGACCTAGCGGTTGAAAAAGGTGCTGTAGAAAGTTGGAATGAAATGTTGTTCTTCGCTGGCGCATTAGCTAGCGATGAGCAGGTTAAAGCCCTACTTTCAAGCATCCCATCTGCAAAAGAGCAAGCTGATGTAATCATCAAACTTGGTGCTGAGCAGATCAACGAACTGGGTCAGAATCTTATCAAGCTAATGGCCGAAAATGAGCGTTTAGCCGCTATTCCTGCTGTTGCTAAGTTATATGCTGAGTTTAAATCAGAATATGACAAAGAAATCGACGTTGATGTGGTTTCTGCAACTGAGCTTTCTGCAGAGCAGAAAGCTACTCTTAGCGCAGCATTGGAAAAACGCTTCGCACGCAAAGTTAAGCTGAATTGTAGTGTTGATGCTAACACTATGGGCGGTCTAGTGATTAAAGCTGGCGATACTGTGATTGATGGAACAGTACGCGGCAAGCTAAATCGTCTTTCAACAACACTACAATCGTAA
- the atpF gene encoding F0F1 ATP synthase subunit B, with protein MNLTATLIGELIAFTVFVLFCMKYVWPPLNGAIEARQKKIEEGLAATDRAEKDLELAQQKAADQLKEAKAQAADIIEQAKKRATQIVDDETSRGQEERQAIIAQGHSEVEAERNRAKEELRKQVATLAVVGAEKILEREINEAAHSDIVEKLVAQL; from the coding sequence GTGAACTTAACTGCCACTCTAATTGGTGAATTAATTGCGTTTACGGTTTTCGTACTTTTCTGTATGAAATATGTATGGCCACCGCTAAACGGCGCAATTGAAGCTCGCCAGAAAAAAATTGAAGAAGGTTTAGCTGCTACAGACAGAGCTGAAAAAGACTTAGAGCTTGCTCAGCAGAAAGCAGCTGACCAGCTTAAAGAAGCGAAAGCGCAAGCAGCTGACATTATTGAACAAGCTAAAAAGCGTGCGACACAAATCGTTGATGACGAGACATCTCGTGGTCAAGAGGAGCGTCAAGCTATCATTGCTCAAGGTCACTCAGAAGTAGAAGCTGAGCGTAACCGTGCTAAAGAAGAACTACGTAAACAAGTTGCTACTCTAGCAGTTGTTGGCGCAGAGAAAATTTTAGAGCGCGAGATCAATGAAGCGGCACATAGCGACATCGTTGAAAAACTTGTTGCGCAGCTTTAA